Proteins encoded together in one Thermomonospora curvata DSM 43183 window:
- the nhaA gene encoding Na+/H+ antiporter NhaA, with the protein MPRRVAAIWPVNHTLRYSRNIAEALRTETIGGFVMLGATLVALVWANSPWHDAYESFRHHTLGPSWLSMDVAHWTSSGLLALFFYIAGLELREELTHGELRNPRQAALPVIAAFAGVALPALLFAAVSAGVPGALGGWAIPTATDIAFALAVLAVAFPSCPAPLRAFLLTLAVVDDLIAIAVIVLFYTGDLAPLWLPAGLALIVLFGLLQKRGIRSPWVHAPIAVLAWYCVFRSGVHATVAGVALGMLTSPRQTPDDRRTNAEQADHVLRPLSAGICVPLFALTSAGVALNPSALAEVSADRVALGVIVGLVAGKFLGVFGGTWLAVRLGLARLGDGLLWRDLAGVSVLAGVGFTVSLLIGGLAYADQDQVTRVTTAVLVASAISAVLATVIFRIRVRRLKHSGAPAVAADAG; encoded by the coding sequence GTGCCGCGTCGTGTCGCCGCGATCTGGCCCGTCAACCACACCCTCCGCTACAGCCGCAACATCGCCGAGGCCCTGCGGACCGAGACCATCGGCGGCTTCGTCATGCTCGGCGCCACCCTCGTGGCACTGGTGTGGGCCAACAGCCCCTGGCACGACGCCTACGAGTCCTTCCGCCACCACACCCTCGGGCCGTCGTGGCTGTCGATGGACGTGGCGCACTGGACCTCCAGCGGGCTGCTGGCGCTGTTCTTCTACATCGCCGGGCTGGAGCTGCGCGAAGAGCTCACCCACGGGGAGCTGCGCAACCCCCGGCAGGCCGCGCTCCCGGTGATCGCCGCGTTCGCCGGCGTCGCGCTGCCCGCGCTGCTGTTCGCGGCGGTCAGCGCCGGGGTGCCAGGGGCGCTCGGCGGCTGGGCGATCCCCACCGCTACCGACATCGCCTTCGCGCTGGCCGTGCTGGCGGTGGCCTTCCCGTCCTGCCCGGCGCCGCTGCGGGCGTTCCTGCTGACCTTGGCCGTGGTGGACGACCTGATCGCGATCGCCGTGATCGTGCTGTTCTACACCGGCGACCTGGCGCCGCTGTGGCTGCCGGCCGGGCTCGCCCTGATCGTCCTGTTCGGCCTGCTGCAAAAACGCGGCATCCGCTCCCCTTGGGTGCACGCGCCCATCGCGGTGCTGGCCTGGTACTGCGTGTTCCGCAGCGGCGTCCACGCCACCGTGGCCGGCGTCGCCCTGGGCATGCTGACCAGCCCCCGCCAGACCCCCGACGACCGGCGCACCAACGCCGAGCAGGCCGACCACGTGCTGCGCCCGCTGTCGGCCGGGATCTGCGTGCCGCTGTTCGCGCTCACCTCCGCCGGGGTGGCGCTGAACCCGTCCGCCCTGGCCGAGGTGAGCGCCGACCGGGTGGCGCTGGGAGTGATCGTCGGCCTGGTGGCCGGCAAGTTCCTGGGCGTGTTCGGCGGGACGTGGCTGGCGGTGCGGCTGGGCCTGGCCCGGCTGGGGGACGGCCTGCTGTGGCGGGACCTGGCCGGGGTGTCCGTGCTCGCCGGGGTGGGCTTCACCGTCTCCCTGCTGATCGGCGGGCTGGCCTACGCCGACCAGGACCAGGTGACGCGGGTGACCACGGCGGTGCTGGTCGCCAGCGCGATCTCCGCCGTCCTGGCCACTGTGATCTTCCGTATCCGCGTCCGGCGGCTCAAGCACTCCGGCGCGCCCGCGGTGGCCGCCGACGCCGGATGA
- the acs gene encoding acetate--CoA ligase: MSQETLSNLLQENRRFAPPAELAASANVTAQAYQEAERDRLAFWERQAERLSWAKRWDQVLDWSNPPFAKWFVGGQLNVAYNCVDRHVEAGLGDRVAYHWEGEPGDTRTLTYADLQREVAKAANALLELGVRKGDRVAIYLPMIPELPITMLACARIGATHSVVFAGFSSDALRTRIDDAQAKVVVTADGQNRRGKQSPLKATVDEAVQHTPSVERVVVVRRTGQDIAWHDRDIWWHDLVDRQSDQHTAEPHDAEHPLFILYTSGTTGKPKGILHTTGGYLTQVAYTHWAVFDLKPETDVYWCSADIGWVTGHSYIVYGPLANAATSVIYEGTPDTPHRGRWWEIIQKYKVTIFYTAPTAIRTFMKWGEDIPARFDLSSLRVIGSVGEPINPEAYVWYRHHIGADRCPVVDTWWQTETGAIMISPLPGVTEGKPGAAMRPLPGIVADVVDDEGKPVPNGGGGFLVVKEPWPSMLRTIWGDDDRYVKTYWSRFDGLYFAGDGAKKDDDGDLWLLGRVDDVMLVSGHNISTTEVESALVSHPKVAEAAVTGATDPVTGQAIVAFVIPRGEAGEEVDGEEFVAELRDHVAKTLGPIAKPRQIMVVPELPKTRSGKIMRRLLRDVAENRSLGDVTTLTDSSVMDLIAAKLPTAKPED; the protein is encoded by the coding sequence GTGAGCCAGGAGACCCTTTCCAACCTGCTGCAGGAGAACCGGCGCTTCGCCCCGCCCGCGGAGCTGGCCGCGTCCGCCAACGTCACCGCGCAGGCCTACCAGGAGGCCGAGCGCGACCGGCTGGCCTTCTGGGAGCGCCAGGCCGAGCGGCTGAGCTGGGCCAAGCGGTGGGACCAGGTGCTCGACTGGAGCAACCCCCCGTTCGCCAAGTGGTTCGTCGGCGGCCAGTTGAACGTCGCCTACAACTGCGTGGACCGGCACGTGGAGGCCGGGCTGGGCGACCGGGTCGCCTACCACTGGGAGGGCGAGCCCGGCGACACCCGCACCCTCACCTACGCCGACCTGCAGCGCGAGGTCGCCAAGGCCGCCAACGCGCTGCTGGAGCTGGGCGTGCGCAAGGGCGACCGGGTGGCGATCTACCTGCCGATGATCCCGGAGCTGCCCATCACCATGCTGGCGTGCGCCCGGATCGGCGCCACCCACTCGGTGGTGTTCGCCGGGTTCAGCTCCGATGCGCTGCGCACCCGCATCGACGACGCCCAGGCCAAGGTGGTCGTCACCGCCGACGGCCAGAACCGGCGGGGCAAGCAGTCCCCGCTGAAGGCCACCGTGGACGAGGCGGTGCAGCACACCCCGTCGGTGGAGCGCGTGGTGGTCGTCCGCCGCACCGGCCAGGACATCGCCTGGCACGACCGGGACATCTGGTGGCACGACCTGGTGGACCGGCAGAGCGACCAGCACACCGCCGAGCCGCACGACGCCGAGCACCCGCTGTTCATCCTCTACACGTCCGGGACGACCGGTAAGCCCAAGGGCATCCTGCACACCACCGGCGGGTACCTCACCCAGGTCGCCTACACCCACTGGGCGGTGTTCGACCTGAAGCCGGAGACGGACGTGTACTGGTGCTCGGCCGACATCGGCTGGGTGACCGGGCACTCCTACATCGTCTACGGGCCGCTGGCCAACGCCGCGACCAGCGTGATCTACGAGGGCACGCCCGACACCCCGCACCGGGGCCGCTGGTGGGAGATCATCCAAAAGTACAAGGTCACGATCTTCTACACCGCGCCCACGGCGATCCGCACGTTCATGAAGTGGGGCGAGGACATCCCCGCCCGCTTCGACCTGTCGTCGCTGCGGGTCATCGGCAGCGTGGGCGAGCCGATCAACCCCGAGGCGTACGTGTGGTACCGCCACCACATCGGCGCCGACCGCTGCCCGGTGGTGGACACCTGGTGGCAGACCGAGACCGGGGCGATCATGATCAGCCCGCTGCCGGGCGTCACCGAGGGCAAGCCGGGCGCGGCGATGCGCCCGCTGCCGGGCATCGTCGCCGACGTGGTGGACGATGAGGGCAAGCCGGTGCCCAACGGCGGCGGCGGGTTCCTGGTGGTCAAGGAGCCGTGGCCGTCGATGCTGCGGACCATCTGGGGCGATGACGACCGGTACGTGAAGACCTACTGGTCGCGGTTCGACGGCCTGTACTTCGCCGGGGACGGCGCCAAGAAGGACGACGACGGCGACCTTTGGCTGCTGGGCCGGGTGGACGATGTGATGCTGGTCTCCGGCCACAACATCTCCACCACCGAGGTGGAGTCGGCCCTGGTCTCGCACCCGAAGGTGGCCGAGGCCGCGGTGACCGGCGCCACCGACCCGGTGACCGGGCAGGCCATCGTGGCGTTCGTGATCCCGCGCGGGGAGGCCGGCGAGGAGGTCGACGGCGAGGAGTTCGTGGCCGAGCTGCGCGACCACGTCGCCAAGACCCTCGGCCCGATCGCCAAGCCCCGCCAGATCATGGTGGTGCCGGAGCTGCCCAAGACCCGCTCCGGCAAGATCATGCGGCGGCTGCTGCGGGATGTGGCCGAGAACCGGTCGCTGGGCGACGTCACCACGCTGACCGACAGCTCGGTGATGGACCTCATCGCCGCCAAGCTCCCCACGGCCAAGCCGGAGGACTGA
- the ssd gene encoding septum site-determining protein Ssd, protein MAIAALIATGDPRIADDLLRLAAAADADTAVARTVEQARAQWRRPPLVLVGADLADGLAAGGIARRSGVVLVTTETDAPENFRAAVGVGAQDLATLPEDEPWLVDALAAAAEPGGGRAATVCVAGGRGGAGASVLAAMLSLAGARGGLRVLLVDGDPLGGGIDLLLGQENAPGCRWPDLAGRRGRLGAATLRRALPAVHGVVMLSWGRTEAEPVDAETMRAVLDAARRGFDLIVVDLSRRPADADRAALRVADRTLLVVPAELRATAAADKVAAALHRDTDDIGLIVRGPSPGGLPGEAMAEALGLPLLGAFEDDRRLPAALEHGDLVRLSRRGSLPDLCDRLIAELRPHPVSPEVKAA, encoded by the coding sequence ATGGCCATCGCTGCACTCATCGCGACCGGTGATCCGCGGATCGCCGACGACCTGCTGCGGCTCGCCGCCGCTGCCGACGCCGACACCGCCGTGGCGCGCACCGTCGAACAGGCCAGAGCGCAATGGCGCCGGCCGCCGCTCGTCCTGGTGGGCGCCGACCTGGCGGACGGCCTCGCCGCCGGCGGGATCGCCCGGCGCTCCGGGGTGGTGCTGGTGACGACCGAGACCGACGCCCCGGAGAACTTCCGCGCGGCGGTGGGGGTCGGCGCCCAAGACCTGGCCACCCTGCCCGAGGACGAGCCGTGGCTGGTGGACGCGCTGGCCGCGGCGGCCGAACCCGGCGGCGGCCGGGCGGCCACCGTCTGCGTGGCGGGCGGACGGGGCGGGGCGGGGGCGAGCGTCCTGGCGGCGATGCTGAGCCTGGCCGGGGCCCGCGGCGGGCTGCGCGTGCTGCTGGTGGACGGCGACCCGCTGGGCGGGGGCATCGACCTGCTGCTCGGCCAGGAGAACGCGCCCGGATGCCGCTGGCCCGACCTGGCCGGCCGCCGCGGCCGGCTCGGCGCGGCCACGCTCCGCCGGGCGCTGCCCGCCGTCCACGGCGTGGTCATGCTCTCCTGGGGCCGCACCGAGGCCGAACCCGTCGACGCCGAGACGATGCGCGCGGTGCTGGACGCCGCCCGGCGCGGCTTCGACCTGATCGTCGTCGACCTGTCCCGCCGCCCCGCCGACGCCGACCGCGCCGCGCTGCGCGTCGCCGACCGCACCCTGCTGGTCGTCCCGGCCGAGCTGCGCGCCACCGCCGCGGCCGACAAGGTCGCCGCCGCGCTGCACCGCGACACCGACGACATCGGCCTCATCGTCCGCGGGCCGTCGCCCGGCGGGCTGCCCGGCGAGGCGATGGCCGAAGCGCTCGGCCTTCCCCTGCTGGGCGCATTCGAAGACGACCGCAGGCTCCCCGCCGCGCTCGAACACGGCGACCTCGTGCGGCTGAGCCGCCGCGGCTCCCTGCCCGACCTGTGCGACCGGCTCATCGCCGAGCTGCGGCCCCACCCCGTCAGCCCCGAGGTCAAGGCGGCATGA